GTCTTTGGATTATATTCCATATGACATCTAGATTAGATTGTAACGAGTCATAGCTCATGACAGGTGTAAGCATCTTACATGATGACTTAAGAATGGACGGTTGTGATTGAGTTGTAATGATGTGAGAGAATGAGTGTGTTACTCACTCCTCTAATGTTAATATATGCTTTCCGAGTTCCTTGCTTGGAGGGATAGGAatcctatgaaccttgaagctTCCATGGCTTTCTAATCTCTTCCTCTCTGTACATTACTGTATTCATTTTTTCCATTGAAGAAACTCAATCCAGAAATCAAACACTAATAGGAACGCCTTAAATTTCGGTTTCATTTCCAATCATTCTCATTCCGATTCTAGATATGTAAACGTTCCATCGAGGTTATgtatttaagtaattatagaCAAACTTCTGATTACGTATATGTAGGCAATATAACTTGATACATAAACTGTAACTTGGTTGAAACCATGCACCGATGTAAAAGTCTACGAACAAGTAGAAATTATAATTGCGCAAAGTGGCATCATAGGTTTTATCTCCTCGTAGATCTTCTGGGGGGAGATCTTATCCACTAGCAGGTTTCCTTTTTcccaaaaacttcattttttggTTTTCTGGTGTGGATATGGCAGACAAGCTTATGTATATATGGAGTAGGATGGATTGACTGCctaatctctctccccttctatCCCCTCCTATTTAAAAGGTTGCGATTACGTCACGTTTAcatcttgttttgaattttttatataaataataagacaaaaagaatAGTGTGCGATTACGCCACGTCTACATCCTGTATATATATAGTTGTTTCAAtaggattattattattattattattttcaccCAACCAAAGAAGAATCCTACACCAAAAGAAGGGGGGCTTCCAATTAATCTGGGTGCAGTGAGATTAAACACGAACTCTCGATCACTAAGACAATTAACTACTTGCTATTTCAAAGAGATTACTCGCACGCGAGTATTTTTACTGTATACTATACAGTTCTAGGAAAATTACAGTCGCCGCTGCTACTGAATACTGATTATTGCACTGGACGAAAGTCACAAAACCAATAAACGAAACCCTAATCTCTGAGAATTATTGAAGCAgcgattttatattttattttttgaaaattgagGTTGTTGTAATAAGACAGCTAATTTTTCTACTGCTCATCTGCAAACGTTGGCTGGGAAGCATTGTAAAAAGTAGAAGCTAGCTTTTTCTCTTATGGTTTTAACTTTTACCGATCTGTGATTACTTGGATTTACATGGAGTTAAAAGTCATGCTAATCGGACGATCAGCTTTTGGATGAGTAGGCTTTTAGGTGTGCATGTCTACGAAAATGACAGAAGCTAAGCTATGCATGTGTATGAGTCTGTGACGGTGAGGAGGAAAGAGATAGGTCTATCCATGCTGTACGTCCACTTCCGGATATCAGGAAGAAATGCTTCCATTGCTATCTAGATTTGGCCTGCATTTGTCCATCtccataaacaaaacaaaacaaaaaaacttgatAGCTCAAGAGAAACCATATGCATGGAAGATCATTTGGGCCTTGAGATATAAAGCCCAAGATCCATTGACTATTTGACTACACAAATGGACTGTCAAAATTCCGTCTTATGACAGACACTGTCCATGTCCAAATCCAAGATCCCAAATAAAACGCTCCTCCCCTCAGAAGCTGAATCTGGTCGCACCGGTTGTCTTCTCGCAGACGAACAAGCCGTTTGAATTCCCAAACAAGACAAAGATTCCATTTTCCCAATCACTACAATATGAGCGACCACAAGGCGGCAGCTGCACCACCAGCACCTGAtcacccaccaccaccatctcaCTCCCAAGACTACGCTCCATACCCTAAGCTTGACCTCAATGACGTCGCTCCGCCTCCCCACTCCGAAACTTGGACCTCCGTCTCCATCGCCTCTGAACCGCCGAAATCGGAGGGTCCGCCGGTGCAGCCACCTGTGCCGCCGCCTGTGTCTCCACCGGTGTCCGATCCGGTGGTTCACGCCGAGGCTCGCGGTCCGATCCCCGGCGACGCCGCCACCTCCATGCCGGCGGAATCCAATCCCTACGTTGCCACTCCTGCGCCGCCTCCCCCCTCCTCCGTCAAGAGTGAGTAACCAACCAACACTTGTGTGTTCGATTCTTTGATATGTTAGGGTTTTTTCTTGAGGAAATGATGAATTTGTGAGTGTTACTATGGCGGTTGGAATATGACGATTGGTTTGTGTCGTATTGTGTTGTATTGTATCGTTTGTTGTGGTTATTAGAATCGATGGATTCAGTGAAAGATGCGCTTGGAAAATGGGGAAAGAAGGCTGCGGAGGCCACCAAGAAGGCTGAGGATCTTGCTGGCAACATGTGGCAACACTGTAAGTATTCAACTCCTGTTTAATTAACTGGTTATTTTGAGTGTTGTGTTTTTAATATGAATTTGCAATGATAATTGTTTTGTGCATGCACTAAAATCTGTATTAGCCAATGTGATTGATTGCCACGACCGGAGGTTATTTCTAGGCTGTTAAATTGCGGTCTTTGTGTTTTTATGAAACGATTAAGCAATTGCATAACATTCTAAGTGTAGCAGTCTGGTTTGTGCATAGAAGAGGGAATGGTGTCAATATTGCGTGTTGGGAGTAGGGAATCAGGAAtggtgttttaagttgagtgGATGTTAGAGTTAGGAATTTGCCTCTAGATTACGTTTTCACTGACTTCTTGATTGCTACATTATCATCATGAGTCTTCATTTTTGTGACTCTTCTTAATTGGACATTTAGTTCTAATTGCAGCGGTTATAGTAGGacccaaggttctaaaagacgctaaacgctagtcgggcggcggaaTGGGGCTTAGGGGCTAGGCAATGCCTAGGCAGACTAGGCAAATTTAAGTAAACTTATTATATATCGTATAAATAAGTGctttatttatacttaaaaaatacataattgtattgggatacaaaaattgaaaaatagaatgacatatagatGAGAAAGcattagaacatattgaaaacatggaaaccaaaatataatgaatgctcatcaaagtattccacaagtctcttacaatttattaaaaaaaaaaatgcaaaattaaagtcatctattttctgtttaagtGAGATTCGCAACATAAGTGGGTGCCTAGACGTGCTAGGTGGGTGCCTAAGTAGGTCTAGgcacattttcttaattttcaaacgcctacgGATTAATCGGGGCAGTTGCTAGgcagagatttttagaacagtggtaGGAACCATGAATCTCTGATGATTTATGGGTTTTGTAGTAGTTTTTCTACTGTTTTTTTTAGTGAGAAATAATGGATGTAGTGCTGTTTCCCTGAACTAGTGAAGACAGGACCGAGTTTTGCTGATGCTGCTGTGACAAGAATTGCTCAGAGCACTAAAGTACTGGCAGAAGGTGGTTATGAGAAGATCTTTCGACAAAATTTTGAGACTGTCCCAGAGGAGcaacttcaaaagacatttgCTTGCTACTTATCTACATCTGCTGGTCCAGTAATGGGAACTCTATTTTTGTCATCAGCGAAGCTTGCATTTTGCAGTGACGATCCTCTTTCATACAAAGTAGGTGACCGGACTGAATGGAGCTATTATAAGGTATAGTGAATTACTTTTGTTTGCTCATTGCTATTGCACCAATTGTCACCTTTTTGGAGTTACGACTTAGGAGCCATTTATGCTTCCCAATGGTGATGGTGCAGTTTGAATTCCTCTCAGATTTTTCCCTTGCATAATACATTACTTGTTATTTATAATAGGGGACTATTATTGGCACGTCAAAATTCTCATTTTGTACTCCTAACAAGTGTATACTTCTTTCTAAATAtggaaagtttggagtgcaaaatgagaaatttgaagtgccaataacaattcctttGTAATATAGAGGAAGTTACCTAACTTCTTGAGGTTAGTGATATTAAAGAAACTTCCACTCTGTTGGAGAAGTTATACTAATCTCGTGTTTTGGTAGGTCTAAAATAAATTTTACCGCTGAGGTAGTTTATAATTGAAAATAGAGATTTCACTTCCCTGTTGAGTTTAATCTGAAAGATATAGAGGTGATGATAAACATACAAGTGATCAGCTTTTTTCATAAATCCCCAAGGGAGattaatttaatttcaaattaaGAAGGAGGTTTCTGTAATTCCACCTAACCTCAGGGATAGGTACATGTAATCTATAGGTTTCTTGTTATGTTGTAGTAGTAATTGCCTCCAATTATGTATTCCAGTTAGGAGCTAGTAATGATTTCAAGTTGAGTGACTCGGTATTTCTTCTGTTTATAATAAGTTCCAAGAGGTGTCATTACATTTCAAGTAGTGTCGACCACGTGTTACACACAGGTAGGTAGTGTCACATACACTAATTAACATAGCCAGGCCATTCCCCCAACCATATTTTAGCTTAGTGCTTGTGTAACTATGACCTTGTGAGCAATATATCCTGTAGTTAATATTTTACCCCCAACCTATAGGTTGAGATACAATTCAGTTGTTGGTTTTACCTGAAAAGGAAATCATGTTTCATGCAGTAATAAGGATCTAACACAACCTTTGACCATGACAATCTAAATGCTGGGTTAGGTAACTCAACCTTGTGTTGCTTTGTATGAACAGTTATTAAAAGAAACATGCTATTTGTATGATGTCACTTTACGTTAATTTGTCGTCGTTTTCTGTTCCGACTCTAATCTTTGCTAGATTTTGTTTAGTATTGCTATCACAATACATATTGTCAGGTTGTATTCTATCACTTCCTTATATTGCTTTGTGGTCGTTAAAGGCCTGATTGCATCCATTCTTTTGGATATTATTAGTGGGTTGGAATTGAATGATTCTTTTGAAATGTGTAGGTGTAGCTATTGTTTGATGGTTTTGGCGTGGTGCTGGACTTTAATGGGTCAATCTCGGCAAGGGCTACAAATTTTTTAACTAGATATTATAGGAACTCTAACATTAGTCGTGAGATACCTAGTCATAACTTATATGTTGAGACTTGAGTGTAGAATTTTTTTGAGGTGGGAAGGCTGCTGCTCGAGAATGATGTAATAATGAAAAGCAATAGGAATACATCTAAAAGGATTCTTCCTTTTTAGGTTAAACTTGAGTGATATTAGTAGGTGGAAAGGTTTAAAGTGTTTAGTGATTGAATTTTCTTTTAGGTTGAACAGAGGATGAAAGGATTTAtattaattgaaatttgaaagtaTTGGCCAAGCAAGTTAATGGGTGAATAGAACATCTTGAAAATCATTTACTGGGATTTGGGAACGATCCTATATTTTGATTTCTTCCCTTTAGTTGTCTAATTGCTGCTGAACCCGTGCTTGTTTTGGCTAACTATCAAAATCTAGTTATTGTCATTGTTAATTGTAGATGGTGCACTTTGACAATCCTTGTAAGAGAGAGGATCTGTTTTTCTAAACACAAATCTTTTTCCAAATATGCTTTTAACAAGCCAGCTATTTCTTTGACACATTTTTCAGCATGTCCACTACATTTCTGTCATCTACGTATCATTATAAAGCCAAACCGTACGGAAAATGCCATGCTTTCTAATTTAAGGGTTACAAGAAGTGAAATCAAAGCTTTATatgttttcatcattttaaaatgttttttttgttaGCTAGAACATAAGCTGGTATGATTCCATGTCATATGTAGGTGATTATTCCGTTACATCAGCTGAAGGCAGTCAATCCATCAACGAGCAAAGTGAAAGCAGCTGAAAAGTACATCCAGGTCGTCTCTGTTGACAACCATGAGTTTTGGTTCATGAGCTTTGTGCACTACGATAGTGCTGTGAAACATCTTCAAGAAGTAGTGCAGCCGCACCCTCAGAGTCAGCCCCAGAGCGCATAACGAGTGTAAGCCCCAATTATTTGCCATGTCACCGAAGAGGCATAATGTTGGAAAAACATCCATGTAGATGTATTATCTCCGGAATATGGTTTCCATGAGCTATAATGTGAATGTTGTATGTATTTTTGTTCCTGTTGGTGGAATTGCTGTGCTATGTTTCTTGTCGGAACCCACAGATTGCAGCTTTACTTTTCCATTATAGCGATTGACGGAATTTGGGA
Above is a window of Malus sylvestris chromosome 15, drMalSylv7.2, whole genome shotgun sequence DNA encoding:
- the LOC126601299 gene encoding GEM-like protein 1 isoform X1: MSDHKAAAAPPAPDHPPPPSHSQDYAPYPKLDLNDVAPPPHSETWTSVSIASEPPKSEGPPVQPPVPPPVSPPVSDPVVHAEARGPIPGDAATSMPAESNPYVATPAPPPPSSVKKSMDSVKDALGKWGKKAAEATKKAEDLAGNMWQHLKTGPSFADAAVTRIAQSTKVLAEGGYEKIFRQNFETVPEEQLQKTFACYLSTSAGPVMGTLFLSSAKLAFCSDDPLSYKVGDRTEWSYYKVIIPLHQLKAVNPSTSKVKAAEKYIQVVSVDNHEFWFMSFVHYDSAVKHLQEVVQPHPQSQPQSA
- the LOC126601299 gene encoding GEM-like protein 1 isoform X2, which translates into the protein MSDHKAAAAPPAPDHPPPPSHSQDYAPYPKLDLNDVAPPPHSETWTSVSIASEPPKSEGPPVQPPVPPPVSPPVSDPVVHAEARGPIPGDAATSMPAESNPYVATPAPPPPSSVKMKDALGKWGKKAAEATKKAEDLAGNMWQHLKTGPSFADAAVTRIAQSTKVLAEGGYEKIFRQNFETVPEEQLQKTFACYLSTSAGPVMGTLFLSSAKLAFCSDDPLSYKVGDRTEWSYYKVIIPLHQLKAVNPSTSKVKAAEKYIQVVSVDNHEFWFMSFVHYDSAVKHLQEVVQPHPQSQPQSA